The Gloeomargarita lithophora Alchichica-D10 genomic sequence AACAATGCCCCCAGGTTGGGAATTGCCACAATCAGCGTGTTTTCCCAAATCACATCCATCGTATAGCGAGCCACCTTGACCGCCTGGATCAAACCCCGCAGGTCATTTTCCATCAGCACCACATCCGCCGTTTCCCGGGCAATATCCGTCGCCCCGCCAAAGGAAATGGACGCATCCGCATAGGCCAAAGCCGCCGAGTCGTTAATGCCATCGCCACAAAAGCCCACCACCCGTCCCTGATCATGGATGGCTTTGACGACCTCGACCTTCCGTTCCGGGAATGCCTCCCCATAGACCCGCTCCGGCGCAATTCCCACCTCCGTAGCCACCGCATTCGCTACCCGCTTGACATCCCCGCTGAGCATATAGGGGGCAATGCGGAGCTTTTGCAATTCTTGAATCACGCCTGCCGTTTCCGGGCGCAGGGGGTCACGGTAAAGAATCACCCCCAGCAAAATCCCCTCGGCGGCCACATATACGGGCGAATAACTACCGGTTTTAATATCCGGGTGCGCCTGCTCAAAACTTTGCACCGCCACCCCCATTTGCGCCATGAGCCGATGGCTCCCCACCAGGATTTCCCGGTCCCGAATCACCGCCACTACCCCCATGCCGACCCGGTACTCCCAACTGTCGCACTTCCCTGGTTCAATGCCTTTTTCCCGGGCATGACGCACAATTGCCTCCGCCACCGGATGGGTCAACCCCTGTTCCGCCGTCGCCGCCAATTCCAAAACCGCCGCCACGGTTTCCCCACAACCCGGAGCCAAACGTACCTCGGTGACCCGTGCCTGTCCCCTGGTGAGGGTGCCGGTTTTGTCAAACACCACCGCATCCACCCGCGCCAACATCTCAATCGCCCGGCCACTGCGGATAAATACCCCATTGCGCGCCGCATAGGTCAAGGCCGATAAAATCGCCGTCGGCACCGACACCCGAATCCCCGTGCCAAAATCCAACGTAATCAAAGCAATCGCCCGCTGGGCATCCCCGGTCAACCCCCACACCGCCCCACCGATCAGCAGGGTGGGCACCACCGCCTGGTTCGCCACCAACGCCGCATAATTTTCCACCCGGGTGTCATGCACCGGAGCCGATTCCATCAAAGAAACAATCATCCCCGCCCGGGTTTCATTCCCGGTGCGCTCCGTCAAAATACAGGCCGTCCCATCCACCACCAAGGTTGAAGCAAACACCTCATCCCCGGTTTCCCGCCGCACCGGCACCGATTCCCCCGTGAGCTTGCACTGGTCAATCACCACCGTACCCCGCAGGAGATAGCCATCCACCGGCACCTGATCCCCCGGATACACCAACACATGATCCCCCGGCACCACCGCCCGCACCGAGATTTCCATCTCCTGACCATCCCGCTCCACCCGCACCGTCTGGTTCAAACAATCCAACAGGTCGAGGCTTGCCCGGTCGGTACCCCGCGCCGTCATATCCCGAATCACCTCCCCACCCTCGATCAAATTCAACATAAACGTCGGGGCAAAGTAATGACCCTGGAGCGTATGGGCACTCAAGGCCAACACATCCAAAAAGTCAATGTTCAACTGCTGATCCTGGACAATCCCCTCCCAGGCTCGTTGAAATACCGGCACCGCAGCGGCAAAAATCAACCCCGCCACCAAAATTTCCGGGATGGGGAAGCCCAGCAACAGCACCAAACTCAGCACCAAGCTCAGAACCGGCAATCCCAACCGTTCCCAGTAGTCAACCCCATGGGCCGCCCCTTGGGTTCCTTTCGCCGGGGGGGGATTTTGGATCACCCCAAAAATCTCCTCCTGCACCTGCGTTACTGCCAAATCCGGGTCATAATCCACCACCACCGCCCGGGCATCGAGGTTGACCCGTACCTCATGCACCCCAATAATTTTGGTTAACCCCTGTGCCAACCGCACCCGATAGGACTCGTCGTAGGCCACCTGCGGCACATACAAACGGAACCGACCTGGCAACCAATGCTTGACTTGGTAATGAACTTGTTCAACCGAAATACTGGCAGAAACCGGAGTAAATTGTACGGAAGTTTGGACAGGACGGGGTTGGGTGCTGGTCATATCAGGTAGAGAAAAAGCACAGTTTCCTAACACCATAGCACCAAAATCCCAGCCGTCCAAGGGGAAAACGACTCGATAAAAACCGCAGATTTTGCCACCGCTCGCTAGGGTTAAATTGCCCTCAAAAATTGTCATCCTGGCTACCAGACCTGGAACCTACCCAGGGCGGGTTCGTCTTTCAGAAGCCTACGGATGTGAGGAAACCCATGGAACTAAGGCACAACGCACAGAATTACCGAGGCCAAAGGCACCAAACCATCTGGTGCTTGGGTCTGCTAGTCGTGAGCCTATGGCCGGGGATGCCCAGTGCTTTGGCTCAGGGACGCGAACGGGTCTTAGAGGTGACGGGACAAGGCACCATTAGCCTACCGGCGCAATTCACGGAAGTAGAACTGGGGGTAGAAATCCGGGGGAATAACG encodes the following:
- a CDS encoding heavy metal translocating P-type ATPase gives rise to the protein MTSTQPRPVQTSVQFTPVSASISVEQVHYQVKHWLPGRFRLYVPQVAYDESYRVRLAQGLTKIIGVHEVRVNLDARAVVVDYDPDLAVTQVQEEIFGVIQNPPPAKGTQGAAHGVDYWERLGLPVLSLVLSLVLLLGFPIPEILVAGLIFAAAVPVFQRAWEGIVQDQQLNIDFLDVLALSAHTLQGHYFAPTFMLNLIEGGEVIRDMTARGTDRASLDLLDCLNQTVRVERDGQEMEISVRAVVPGDHVLVYPGDQVPVDGYLLRGTVVIDQCKLTGESVPVRRETGDEVFASTLVVDGTACILTERTGNETRAGMIVSLMESAPVHDTRVENYAALVANQAVVPTLLIGGAVWGLTGDAQRAIALITLDFGTGIRVSVPTAILSALTYAARNGVFIRSGRAIEMLARVDAVVFDKTGTLTRGQARVTEVRLAPGCGETVAAVLELAATAEQGLTHPVAEAIVRHAREKGIEPGKCDSWEYRVGMGVVAVIRDREILVGSHRLMAQMGVAVQSFEQAHPDIKTGSYSPVYVAAEGILLGVILYRDPLRPETAGVIQELQKLRIAPYMLSGDVKRVANAVATEVGIAPERVYGEAFPERKVEVVKAIHDQGRVVGFCGDGINDSAALAYADASISFGGATDIARETADVVLMENDLRGLIQAVKVARYTMDVIWENTLIVAIPNLGALLAGIFFALDPILAIVINNGSAILAELNGLRPLLGPGEALPVLHGHLDQEALFIEEDHLHHQQELQG